A region from the Xiphias gladius isolate SHS-SW01 ecotype Sanya breed wild chromosome 20, ASM1685928v1, whole genome shotgun sequence genome encodes:
- the ogdhb gene encoding 2-oxoglutarate dehydrogenase, mitochondrial isoform X2, translating to MHRLRTTVARLGPLTAAQTAQSLSQPRLLALEGGLRTLQPARRLNSSVAAEPFLNGTSSNYVEEMYFAWLENPRNVHKSWDIFFRNANAGAPPGVAYQSPPPLTGTSQGLAGVQALVGAQPNVEKLVKDHLAVQSLIRAYQVRGHHIAKLDPLDISCVDFDDAPCTVGFQNVGFYELAESDLDKVFRLPTTTFIGGNESALPLREIIRRLEMAYCQHIGVEFMFINDVEQCQWIRQKFETPGIMRFSPEEKRTLLARMIRSTRFEEFLQRKWSSEKRFGLEGCESLIPALKTIIDKSSQSGVESVIMGMPHRGRLNVLANVIRKELDQIFCQFDSKLEAADEGSGDVKYHLGMYHKRMNRVSDRYITMSLMANPSHLEAVDPVVQGKTKAEQFYRGDTEGKRVMSVLLHGDAAFAGQGIVYETFHLSDLPSYTTGGTIHVVVNNQIGFTTDPRMARSSPYPTDVARVVNAPIFHVNADDPEAVMYVCNVAAEWRNTFHKDVVVDLVCYRRNGHNEMDEPMFTQPLMYKQIKKQKGVLQKFAEKLIGDGVVTTQEYEEEVVRYDKICEEAYTRSKDEKILHIKHWLDSPWPGFFTLEGQPKSMSCPSTGISEEELGRIGNIASSVPEEDFTIHGGLSRILKGRANMVSQRVCDWALGEYMAFGSLLKDGIHVRLSGQDAERGTFSHRHHVLHDQNVDKRICIPMNYISPDQAPYTVCNSSLSEYGVLGFELGFAMASPNALVLWEAQFGDFHNTAQCIIDQFISSGQAKWVRQNGIVLLLPHGMEGMGPEHSSARPERFLQMCNDDPDVFPKPSEDFAVRQLYDCNWIVVNCSTPANYFHVLRRQILQPFRKPLIVFTPKSLLRHPEAKSSFDDMLLGTHFQRIIPDDGPAAAGPEKVKRVIFCTGKIYYEVTRERKNRGMDEAVAVVRVEQLSPFPFDLVKAETDRYPNADLVWCQEEHKNQGYYDYVKPRIRTTINRTRPVWYAGREPGAAPATGNKQTHLMELQRLLDTAFDLEAFSGKL from the exons ATGCACCGCTTAAGGACTACAGTTGCAAGGCTCGGGCCTTTAACGGCTGCACAGACAGCCCAGAGCCTATCACAGCCCAGGTTGTTGGCGCTCGAAGGGGGTTTAAGGACGTTGCAGCCCGCGAGACGCTTGAACTCATCTGTGGCTGCCGAGCCCTTTCTCAATGGCACCAGCTCTAACTATGTGGAGGAGATGTACTTTGCGTGGCTGGAGAATCCCAGGAATGTGCACAAG TCCTGGGATATATTTTTCCGTAACGCTAATGCAGGGGCTCCCCCTGGTGTGGCCTACCAGAGCCCCCCGCCCCTCACCGGGACGTCTCAGGGACTGGCCGGTGTCCAGGCACTGGTGGGGGCTCAGCCCAATGTGGAGAAGCTGGTGAAGGATCATCTAGCCGTACAGTCACTCATACGAGCATACCAG GTACGAGGGCATCACATAGCGAAGCTGGACCCCCTGGACATCAGCTGTGTAGACTTTGACGATGCCCCCTGTACCGTTGGTTTCCAGAACGTTG GTTTTTACGAGCTGGCTGAATCCGACTTGGACAAGGTGTTCCGCCTTCCCACCACCACCTTCATCGGCGGAAACGAGAGCGCTTTGCCACTCAGAGAGATTATACGGCGCCTTGAG ATGGCCTACTGTCAGCATATTGGGGTGGAGTTTATGTTCATCAATGACGTGGAGCAATGCCAGTGGATCAGACAAAAGTTTGAGACGCCGGGAATCATGCGGTTCAGCCCGGAGGAGAAGAGGACTCTGTTGGCCAGAATGATCCGATCCAccag GTTTGAGGAGTTTCTCCAGAGGAAGTGGTCATCAGAGAAACGCTTCGGTCTGGAGGGCTGCGAGTCGCTCATCCCGGCCCTCAAGACCATCATCGACAAGTCCAGTCAGAGCGGAGTGGAGAGTGTGATCATGGGAATGCCTCACAG gGGTCGGCTGAATGTGCTGGCTAATGTGATCCGCAAGGAGCTGGATCAGATCTTCTGCCAGTTTGACTCTAAACTAGAGGCTGCAGATGAG GGATCGGGCGACGTGAAGTATCATTTGGGGATGTATCACAAGAGGATGAACCGGGTCAGCGACAGGTACATCACGATGTCACTCATGGCGAACCCGTCCCACCTTGAGGCAGTGGACCCGGTGGTGCAGGGGAAGACCAAAGCTGAGCAGTTCTACCGTGGGGACACTGAGGGCAAGAGG GTGATGTCTGTTCTGCTTCATGGTGATGCTGCATTTGCAGGCCAGGGCATCGTGTACGAGACGTTCCACCTGTCTGACCTGCCCTCCTACACCACCGGCGGCACCATACACGTGGTGGTCAACAACCAG ATTGGCTTCACCACAGATCCCAGGATGGCTCGTTCATCCCCGTACCCTACCGATGTAGCTCGGGTCGTGAATGCTCCCATCTTTCACGTCAATGCAGATGACCCAGAGGCtgtgatgtatgtgtgtaatgtggCAGCCGAGTGGAGGAACACCTTCCATAAAGACGTGGTCGTAGACCTG GTGTGTTACAGACGTAACGGCCACAACGAGATGGATGAGCCCATGTTCACCCAGCCCCTGATGTACAAGCAGATCAAGAAGCAGAAAGGGGTCCTGCAGAAGTTTGCCGAGAAACTCATCGGCGATGGAGTCGTCACAACACAAGAGTACGAG GAGGAAGTAGTGAGGTACGACAAAATTTGTGAGGAGGCGTACACTCGCTCCAAAGACGAGAAGATCCTTCACATCAAACACTGGCTAGATTCACCATGGCCTG gttTTTTCACGCTGGAGGGTCAGCCTAAAAGTATGAGCTGCCCTTCGACAGGCATCAGTGAAGAGGAGCTCGGCCGCATTGGAAACATCGCCTCCTCTGTCCCGGAGGAAGACTTCACCATACATGGAG GTTTGAGTCGCATCTTAAAGGGTCGCGCAAACATGGTGAGTCAGCGAGTGTGTGACTGGGCTCTCGGGGAGTACATGGCCTTTGGCTCTTTGCTCAAAGATGGGATCCATGTACGTCTCAGTGGACAGGATGCGGAGAGGGGCACGTTCAG CCATCGACACCACGTTCTTCATGACCAGAACGTCGATAAGAGGATCTGCATCCCCATGAACTACATCTCCCCTGATCAGGCTCCATACACTGTCTGCAACAGTTCCCTGTCTGAGTACGGAGTACTGG GTTTTGAATTAGGCTTCGCCATGGCCAGTCCCAACGCGCTGGTTCTGTGGGAGGCCCAGTTCGGAGACTTTCATAACACAGCCCAGTGCATCATCGACCAGTTCATCAGCTCAGGCCAGGCCAAGTGGGTCAGACAGAACGGCATTGTGCTGCTGCTTCCTCACGGCATGGAGGGAATG GGTCCGGAGCACTCGTCCGCCCGTCCTGAGAGGTTTCTACAGATGTGCAATGATGACCCAGATGTTTTCCCT AAACCGTCAGAGGACTTTGCAGTGCGTCAGCTGTACGACTGCAACTGGATCGTCGTCAACTGCTCTACTCCTGCAAACTACTTCCATGTTCTCCGCAGACAGATCCTGCAGCCCTTCCGGAAGCCC CTGATAGTGTTCACTCCCAAGTCGTTGTTGCGCCACCCTGAGGCCAAGTCCAGCTTCGATGACATGCTACTGG GCACCCACTTCCAGCGGATAATCCCGGACGACGGGCCTGCCGCTGCCGGCCCGGAAAAGGTGAAGAGGGTGATATTCTGCACTGGGAAGATCTACTACGAAGTGACCCGGGAACGCAAGAACAGAGGCATGGACGAGGCTGTAGCCGTTGTCCGCGTCGAACAG CTCTCACCGTTCCCCTTCGATCTGGTGAAAGCAGAGACTGATCGCTACCCCAATGCCGATCTAGTCTGGTGTCAGGAGGAGCACAAGAACCAGGGCTACTACGACTATGTCAAGCCCCGCATCCGGACCACCATCAACCGCACCCGCCCCGTCTG gtatgCTGGTCGTGagcctggagcagctccagcgACTGGCAACAAACAAACTCACCTCATGGAGCTGCAGCGTTTGCTGGACACAGCGTTCGATCTGGAGGCGTTCTCAGGAAAACTGTGA
- the ogdhb gene encoding 2-oxoglutarate dehydrogenase, mitochondrial isoform X1 — protein sequence MHRLRTTVARLGPLTAAQTAQSLSQPRLLALEGGLRTLQPARRLNSSVAAEPFLNGTSSNYVEEMYFAWLENPRNVHKSWDIFFRNANAGAPPGVAYQSPPPLTGTSQGLAGVQALVGAQPNVEKLVKDHLAVQSLIRAYQVRGHHIAKLDPLDISCVDFDDAPCTVGFQNVEISHYKEHLCNLNAEGFYELAESDLDKVFRLPTTTFIGGNESALPLREIIRRLEMAYCQHIGVEFMFINDVEQCQWIRQKFETPGIMRFSPEEKRTLLARMIRSTRFEEFLQRKWSSEKRFGLEGCESLIPALKTIIDKSSQSGVESVIMGMPHRGRLNVLANVIRKELDQIFCQFDSKLEAADEGSGDVKYHLGMYHKRMNRVSDRYITMSLMANPSHLEAVDPVVQGKTKAEQFYRGDTEGKRVMSVLLHGDAAFAGQGIVYETFHLSDLPSYTTGGTIHVVVNNQIGFTTDPRMARSSPYPTDVARVVNAPIFHVNADDPEAVMYVCNVAAEWRNTFHKDVVVDLVCYRRNGHNEMDEPMFTQPLMYKQIKKQKGVLQKFAEKLIGDGVVTTQEYEEEVVRYDKICEEAYTRSKDEKILHIKHWLDSPWPGFFTLEGQPKSMSCPSTGISEEELGRIGNIASSVPEEDFTIHGGLSRILKGRANMVSQRVCDWALGEYMAFGSLLKDGIHVRLSGQDAERGTFSHRHHVLHDQNVDKRICIPMNYISPDQAPYTVCNSSLSEYGVLGFELGFAMASPNALVLWEAQFGDFHNTAQCIIDQFISSGQAKWVRQNGIVLLLPHGMEGMGPEHSSARPERFLQMCNDDPDVFPKPSEDFAVRQLYDCNWIVVNCSTPANYFHVLRRQILQPFRKPLIVFTPKSLLRHPEAKSSFDDMLLGTHFQRIIPDDGPAAAGPEKVKRVIFCTGKIYYEVTRERKNRGMDEAVAVVRVEQLSPFPFDLVKAETDRYPNADLVWCQEEHKNQGYYDYVKPRIRTTINRTRPVWYAGREPGAAPATGNKQTHLMELQRLLDTAFDLEAFSGKL from the exons ATGCACCGCTTAAGGACTACAGTTGCAAGGCTCGGGCCTTTAACGGCTGCACAGACAGCCCAGAGCCTATCACAGCCCAGGTTGTTGGCGCTCGAAGGGGGTTTAAGGACGTTGCAGCCCGCGAGACGCTTGAACTCATCTGTGGCTGCCGAGCCCTTTCTCAATGGCACCAGCTCTAACTATGTGGAGGAGATGTACTTTGCGTGGCTGGAGAATCCCAGGAATGTGCACAAG TCCTGGGATATATTTTTCCGTAACGCTAATGCAGGGGCTCCCCCTGGTGTGGCCTACCAGAGCCCCCCGCCCCTCACCGGGACGTCTCAGGGACTGGCCGGTGTCCAGGCACTGGTGGGGGCTCAGCCCAATGTGGAGAAGCTGGTGAAGGATCATCTAGCCGTACAGTCACTCATACGAGCATACCAG GTACGAGGGCATCACATAGCGAAGCTGGACCCCCTGGACATCAGCTGTGTAGACTTTGACGATGCCCCCTGTACCGTTGGTTTCCAGAACGTTG AGATCTCTCATTATAAAGAACATCTTTGTAATCTGAATGCCGAAG GTTTTTACGAGCTGGCTGAATCCGACTTGGACAAGGTGTTCCGCCTTCCCACCACCACCTTCATCGGCGGAAACGAGAGCGCTTTGCCACTCAGAGAGATTATACGGCGCCTTGAG ATGGCCTACTGTCAGCATATTGGGGTGGAGTTTATGTTCATCAATGACGTGGAGCAATGCCAGTGGATCAGACAAAAGTTTGAGACGCCGGGAATCATGCGGTTCAGCCCGGAGGAGAAGAGGACTCTGTTGGCCAGAATGATCCGATCCAccag GTTTGAGGAGTTTCTCCAGAGGAAGTGGTCATCAGAGAAACGCTTCGGTCTGGAGGGCTGCGAGTCGCTCATCCCGGCCCTCAAGACCATCATCGACAAGTCCAGTCAGAGCGGAGTGGAGAGTGTGATCATGGGAATGCCTCACAG gGGTCGGCTGAATGTGCTGGCTAATGTGATCCGCAAGGAGCTGGATCAGATCTTCTGCCAGTTTGACTCTAAACTAGAGGCTGCAGATGAG GGATCGGGCGACGTGAAGTATCATTTGGGGATGTATCACAAGAGGATGAACCGGGTCAGCGACAGGTACATCACGATGTCACTCATGGCGAACCCGTCCCACCTTGAGGCAGTGGACCCGGTGGTGCAGGGGAAGACCAAAGCTGAGCAGTTCTACCGTGGGGACACTGAGGGCAAGAGG GTGATGTCTGTTCTGCTTCATGGTGATGCTGCATTTGCAGGCCAGGGCATCGTGTACGAGACGTTCCACCTGTCTGACCTGCCCTCCTACACCACCGGCGGCACCATACACGTGGTGGTCAACAACCAG ATTGGCTTCACCACAGATCCCAGGATGGCTCGTTCATCCCCGTACCCTACCGATGTAGCTCGGGTCGTGAATGCTCCCATCTTTCACGTCAATGCAGATGACCCAGAGGCtgtgatgtatgtgtgtaatgtggCAGCCGAGTGGAGGAACACCTTCCATAAAGACGTGGTCGTAGACCTG GTGTGTTACAGACGTAACGGCCACAACGAGATGGATGAGCCCATGTTCACCCAGCCCCTGATGTACAAGCAGATCAAGAAGCAGAAAGGGGTCCTGCAGAAGTTTGCCGAGAAACTCATCGGCGATGGAGTCGTCACAACACAAGAGTACGAG GAGGAAGTAGTGAGGTACGACAAAATTTGTGAGGAGGCGTACACTCGCTCCAAAGACGAGAAGATCCTTCACATCAAACACTGGCTAGATTCACCATGGCCTG gttTTTTCACGCTGGAGGGTCAGCCTAAAAGTATGAGCTGCCCTTCGACAGGCATCAGTGAAGAGGAGCTCGGCCGCATTGGAAACATCGCCTCCTCTGTCCCGGAGGAAGACTTCACCATACATGGAG GTTTGAGTCGCATCTTAAAGGGTCGCGCAAACATGGTGAGTCAGCGAGTGTGTGACTGGGCTCTCGGGGAGTACATGGCCTTTGGCTCTTTGCTCAAAGATGGGATCCATGTACGTCTCAGTGGACAGGATGCGGAGAGGGGCACGTTCAG CCATCGACACCACGTTCTTCATGACCAGAACGTCGATAAGAGGATCTGCATCCCCATGAACTACATCTCCCCTGATCAGGCTCCATACACTGTCTGCAACAGTTCCCTGTCTGAGTACGGAGTACTGG GTTTTGAATTAGGCTTCGCCATGGCCAGTCCCAACGCGCTGGTTCTGTGGGAGGCCCAGTTCGGAGACTTTCATAACACAGCCCAGTGCATCATCGACCAGTTCATCAGCTCAGGCCAGGCCAAGTGGGTCAGACAGAACGGCATTGTGCTGCTGCTTCCTCACGGCATGGAGGGAATG GGTCCGGAGCACTCGTCCGCCCGTCCTGAGAGGTTTCTACAGATGTGCAATGATGACCCAGATGTTTTCCCT AAACCGTCAGAGGACTTTGCAGTGCGTCAGCTGTACGACTGCAACTGGATCGTCGTCAACTGCTCTACTCCTGCAAACTACTTCCATGTTCTCCGCAGACAGATCCTGCAGCCCTTCCGGAAGCCC CTGATAGTGTTCACTCCCAAGTCGTTGTTGCGCCACCCTGAGGCCAAGTCCAGCTTCGATGACATGCTACTGG GCACCCACTTCCAGCGGATAATCCCGGACGACGGGCCTGCCGCTGCCGGCCCGGAAAAGGTGAAGAGGGTGATATTCTGCACTGGGAAGATCTACTACGAAGTGACCCGGGAACGCAAGAACAGAGGCATGGACGAGGCTGTAGCCGTTGTCCGCGTCGAACAG CTCTCACCGTTCCCCTTCGATCTGGTGAAAGCAGAGACTGATCGCTACCCCAATGCCGATCTAGTCTGGTGTCAGGAGGAGCACAAGAACCAGGGCTACTACGACTATGTCAAGCCCCGCATCCGGACCACCATCAACCGCACCCGCCCCGTCTG gtatgCTGGTCGTGagcctggagcagctccagcgACTGGCAACAAACAAACTCACCTCATGGAGCTGCAGCGTTTGCTGGACACAGCGTTCGATCTGGAGGCGTTCTCAGGAAAACTGTGA